The Thermosinus carboxydivorans Nor1 genomic sequence CAGGGAAAACAGTGCAGGCCGGTCAACAACTGATGGCATTGGGAAGTGGTCAAGAAATAGAGATTGTCGTTCATCTTGACCAAAATGATTTGTATCTGGTCGATTTGGGTACTACAGCTACAGCAGAAGTATCGAACCAAACCATAATGGGCCAGGTTTCCAGTATCTATCCTGAAGTTAAGGATGACAAAATTTCTTCCTTCTTGGCTCATATTAAACTCACGAATAATCAGGATGATTTACTAAAACCTGGCATGCCCGTAAATGTTCGTATAGACACCGGCCAATCAGTAACAGTTCCCGCAGTTCCTACAGCATCAATATTCCAAGACGAGCAAGGGCGGAATTTTATATACGTAGTAGCCAATGGTACAGCTGTCCGCCAGCAGATAAGTATCGGCGAAACCATCGGTGATTTCACAGAAATCACTTCTAATGTGCCTCAGGAAATTATGGTCATAACTAGTAACGTTAATGAAATAAAAAATGGTGATGCCATCGTAGTAATGCAATAAAAAGCTGCTCCGTGTTAGTGTTAAATTACTGTAGGATTTTGCAGGGAAAAAATAGAAGAAGACATCACTATCCCTTGGTGGGTTGAGTAATCAAAATAGATTACCCCCAGATGATGTCTTCATGAAATATTCGCTTTGCCCAATTTGTATAGCGGCAGAACGCAAAAGTTCCTACATTTCACGAGTAAGTTTCCATTCAGGTGCCGCCGTTAGAGGCGGGGTAAGTGAGTGCCATGGCGGTAGGCCGGATCACTGCTTGGAAGAATTGAACAAAGAAACCGGGGAAACGATTCATTTGGGCGTATTAAATGACGATAGCCTGATTTATGTGGCAAAACTTGAAAGCACGCAAGCCGTGCGAATCATATCACGCATCGGAAAGACGGCCCCGCTTTATTGCACAGGCCTGGGCAAAGCCATGTTGGCTATTTTTTCCGATGAAGAGTTGGAGCGCTATTTAGCCAAAACCAGGTTTGAAAAATATACTGCTGTATTGCTGTCTCGCTTTCGACCAACGGAAAACTGTGCGGGGCCATTAGCGTAAGTGCTCGCAAGTACCTTATGGACGATAGCACTTTGCATAGTTACTTGCCATTGATTATGGCCACGCAAAGGAGTATTGAAGAACGGCTGCAGGTAATTTATTAGGTTTTATGGTTTGCAGATAATTTCCGCGATATAGGTATCGAAAATATTGGCCGCATGGGCCGGGCGTATGATCACGGCCGTGTCAGCGCCTTCGCCGGTGCCGCCAATGGCAATAATGTCTTCGCCGTATGGGATAAGTCCGGCGTCTAATGCCATGACGGCGATTTCTACGCATACTTTGACGCCCTGGCCGAACATACGGAGCGTGTGGGCGATGATTTCGACGGGATAAATGCCGCCGAATTTGCGGCTGATGCCGCGCTCCGCGCCAGATAGGACATGTGTGGTCGTTAATAATTTTACGCCTTTTTCGGTGAGCCGTGCCCGCATTTCCGGGGTCATCTCATTGGCTCCAGGTTTTTCAAAGCCGTTGACATGGGTTACACACACCACATTTTCCACTTTTCCGGCAACCATTTCCGCCGTTTTTCCGCTGCAAGAGGCAACCACAATCGAGTTAATTTTGGCTTCTTTAGCTTTTTGTAAGGCTAACGCCACTGTGTTGGCCGTATGAACAGGCCCTGCAGATTTCCAATACATTTTTGTCACCTCGATTAATTTGTTGTTACAACAACTATACTAAGTTAATTATGCCAATAAATTGGCGCCACAGACAATGGGAATCAAAATCATTCCACCATTTTCGCTTACTACTTCGTATAAGATAAAAAACCTGGAAGCTATTGACAAGCTTATTGAAAAAATGGATAATACTAGCAGAACCACCATATGAAATGGTTTTGCAGAACTGGCCTAGGAATAGGCTTGGGGATTGTTTTTGGAGCTGTATTAAGATTAACAATAGCCGCGAAGGTTATCTTCCAAACAAGAATGTTTGGGGATTACTTTCGCGGTGTTTTATTTTGAAAGGAGAGTTGCCGCGAAGTTTATTGCCAGCACGTCTATCGCATTCTGAATTGTAAATTTACTATCCGGTGGATTGCAAAATTAATTATTCCGGGAGGTTGACCGATGTATCCAAAGTTTGTATCAGGGAAACTGTTAACCGCGGCTGTTGCTCTAATGTTCTTAGTCTGTTTGCCGTTTAGCATTGTCAGAGCCAATGAAGCGGAAAACTCGCCAGAATTCAGTCTCGAAACCATCTATGTCACTGGTAAGAGCATTCAGGGAGAAAATGAACCGCAGAAAAAACTATCAATCAACGTGAAAGATAAAATTGACGCCGGTCAAATAAACAGTGTCACCGACCTTCTGCGTGATGTTGCCGGCTTTACGGTGCAATTTAGTCCTCAGTCCGGAACGCAGGTCACAATGCGCGGCGTCAGCGGCGAACGTTTTTTAGTGGCCATTAACGGAAACATCTTAGAAAATCAAGGCGGATTGATGCGCGGCAGAGGTCTGGAATGGGACATGATTCCCATCACGAATGTGCAAAAGATCGAGATCATGCGCGGGGCGAGTTCCGCAATCTACGGAGGTACGTGGGGCGGCCTTGTCAATATCGTAACAATTCAGGAACCGGGAGAAACCAAAACGGAGACCAAGTTTAGCTACGGCAGCTATGACACCAGAAAATTTGCAATCACAACGCAGGGTTCGACTAACGATGGTAAATTCTTCTGGACGATTAACGGCAATAAAGATACATCCGATGGATTTTACAGGAATAACTGGAACGATATCAGGGACCTGAACCTAAACATTTCTTACAAGTTGCAGGATAGCGATAAGCTTACCTTTGCCTGGACAACCATCGAACGCAAGGAAGGCTCTATCGTTGGCAACAATCCTACATCCACCAATGGCTATGATCCAAACTATCCTACCGTTCCCGACGCGCCGACGTTTGGGTTGCCTGGCATAGCCCCTAAACCATGGATTGATGGCAGTTATCGGTACTGGAAAGGCAACAACTATTCGTTAAATTATACGACCGACACTACCAAATTGAGTCTTTACCAAAATGATCAGTTTCGGCAGGAGTGGGTTCGGACAATCCTTATACCGACGTTGACCAAAAGCTGGGAATCGGATCTGGTCAACCGCGGCGTTAACTGGCAGCAGACCCTAAGCCAAAAGGACCACAAAATTACATATGGTTTGCAATATCAAACAATAAATTACGATCTGATCTCATCACAGTCGGCTTTAAACACAGATCAAACCGGAGTCTTCCTGCAAGATGACTGGAAATGGAAAAAGGACGTGATCGTCGGGGTTGGATTGCGCTACGACCAACACAAACTTGATATGCAGGTGTTTAATTCGTCATTGGCGCAAAAACCGCGCAAAGATACGGATTCCAGGCTCAGCCCGAAGGTGAGCATAACGCGGCAATTGAATGATAACGAAGCGATTTTCGCCAGCGCAAGTTCGGTTTTCCGTCCGCCAACGGCATCTGATTACTACCGGTGGAGCGGCAACTATTTCGATTGGTCTGTAGGCAGTAATCCGAGGCTAGCGTCTGCAGCCTTAGGTTTTGCCAGTCAGGCTGAGTGGCAAAAAGCGGTTGGCGTTTTAGGTCCGGAACATGGCATGTCTTATGAACTCGGCTGGAAGAAGGCTGATGGTAAACTCGGCTGGCGCGTCACGGGTTTCTACAACGATATCGATAACTATATCACTACATTTATGCCTTCGTATATCAAAGGATATCCCCCCACCTACAATATAGGGAATGCAAAGATAAAAGGCTTTGAAACCTCGGCGGATTACACATTCGATAAGCGATTGACCTCGGTGCTGGCGTTTACCCACCAAACCGGCAGCAAGAGTGGCGATCCGCTTGATCCTAGTTCAACGCTCAATAATATCCCGCGCAACACCGTCAATTTTGGGCTGCGCTATCAGGTCAATAAAGAATTCCGCACCGCTTTGGATACCAGATATACCGGAAGGAGGTCGGTTAGCGGCGCAACCCTTGGTGGCTATGTGACCACCGATGTCTCTTTCTTACTTAACCACAAAGACGCGGCATACACTTTCGCTATCTGCAACATCTTTAATAAACAGTATCAAGAATACGTTGGCTACCCCATGCCAGGGACGACCTATCATTTTTCGTGGCAGACCAAGTTCTAGTCGCTATGGTTGATGGTGATTGACAGCGGAAGAAGCATAAAAAATCCCGGTGCGAGTTCGTACCGGGATTTTTTAGTTTACGGACGGTTTTGTTTGAGCAGAGTGAAGGGATAAAAGTTGGCAGTTTTGACGGGCAGCATGCACTAAGCGCTTTGTATACTGATGCTGAGGGGAATGGACGATATTGGCAGTAATATCGTCTTCCACGATCCTTCCTTCATGCAAAACCATAATGCGGCTGCACGCATAAGCGGCAACAGCCAGATTATGGGTGATGAGAAGGATGGATAGATGGTGCTGTTGATTCAGCTCTACTAGCAGATTTAAAATATCATTTTGTACCGCTACATCCAGCATGGAAGTGGGTTCGTCGGCTATGAGCAGACGCGGTTTGGCGATGAGGGCTCGGGCGATGGCTACCCGCTGCCGCTGGCCGCCGCTCAACTGGTGAGGATAACGGTCGAGAAAACTCTTGTCGCCAGGCAGTTTGACTTGTTCGATAACGGCCCGCACAGCCTGCTCCTGCAAATTTTTCTTGGGGATGGTTTTTTGGATGACTAATGGTTCTTGAATTATTTCGCGTATGGTCATACCACGATATAATGAAGCATACGGGTTTTGAAAAATCATTTGGGCCTTATGTGGTATGTTGCCCGATGTGTCGAGCCAATCGATTGAACCGCTGTCCGGCAATTCCAGGCCGGCGATAAGTCTTGCCAGAGTTGTTTTGCCGCTGCCGCTCTCGCCGATTAAGCCCACCACTTCGCCCGCGCTGATTGTGAAAGAAATCTGGTCTAAGACTACATGCGCCGGTTGGTGGTGCCGCGGAAAACTTTTTATTATACTCTTTACCGAAAGTATAGGATTAGACAAATTGATACTCCCTCTCTAAACAGCCAAAAGGCTGGCGCAAAGGTATTGGGTATCGGCAATGATTTTTTGGGTGTAGGGATGGGTGGGGAACCGCAAAATAGCTTCTGTTGGTCCGGTTTCAACCAGTTTTCCTTGGTAAAGAACATAGATTCTGCGGCACAATCTGGCAATGACAGTCAAGTCATGGGAAATAATGATTATCGCCATTTTGCGCGTTTGGCTTAAGTTATCTAACAGTTGAAGTACATCGTTTTGATGGGCAGCATCGAGAGAATTGGTGCATTCGTCGGCGATGATGCAGGCCGGTTCAGTGACACAAGCTGTAGCGATAGCTACTCTTTGGCGCATGCCACCGCTCAACTGATGGGGGTAGGAAGACAGGACTGTTTCCGTTAGCCCTACTTCGTGTAAAGCCGCTGCGGCCCTGCGGACGGCCTCGCTGCGGGCAATACCCAGTTGGTTTTCGATGTGTTCGGCCATCTGGTGGCCGATGGTCAGCACTGGATTCCAGGCGTTTTGCGAAGCCTGAGGAATGAGCGCGATTTCCTTGCCCCGGATGCTTTGCCAGTCATGCGGGGACAGTTTGAAAAGATTTCGTCCGCGGAAAAAGACAGATCCTGACTCTATAACAGCGCGGTCGCCCAACAGATTGAGAAGGGCCAGCGCCAGCGTAGTCTTGCCGGCGCCGGACTGACCGATAATGCCTACAGCTTCCCCGGCATTAACCTGACAGGAGAAGTCGTGTAAAGCCAAAGTGGCTTCATTTTTGTTGCGATAACATACCGTAAGATTTTCAACGCGCAGAAGAGGCATCATTTCACCTCGTTGAGGGATGGATTATACTTTTCCTCCAAGGCATATCCTACCATAGTCAACGCTAAGATGAGGAGCGTAATGCAAAGCCCGGGTGGCAATACCAGCCATTGCCAGGCAGAAGTAAAATAAATAGCCTGATAATCCAACGCATGTTTTAGCATCATGCCCCAACTTTTGGCAGTAGGGTCACCCAAGCCGAGAAAAGCTAAACCCGATTCGGCCAATACCGCCCAGCTTGAGCGGACGACCACCTGTGTCAATAAGAGCGGTATAAGATCGGGCAAGATGTACCGGCGGATCAAATAACTGTTGGAAGCTCCGGCAAGGCGGGCGGCATCCAGATATTCCCGCCGCTTTAGCATCAATACTTGTGCGCGGATCAGCCTTGCTTCTACCGGCCAGGAAAAAAAGATGAGGACGGCAATAGTTGTTGACAGTTGAGGTTTGAAGTGGGCAGCCAATAGCAACATAAAGGGCAGGTGAGGGATAGTCAGAAAAATATCAATAAAGCGCGTTAAGAATCGGTCGGCAAACCGCCCGTACATGCCTGCCGCCAAGCCTATGCCGGCACCCAGCAAGGTGCTGCCGAACGCCGCGCTTATTCCTACCAGAAGGGATACTCGGCTACCGTAGATCAGTTGGCTGAGAATGTCTTGGCCGGTGCCATCGGTTCCGAGCCAATGGCGAAAACTGGGTTTCTCCAAGGGGGAACCGCTGTAATCCAGGGGCGAATAGGGCGCAAGCACGGGGGCTAACACGGCAGTAAGCAGAAATAAAGCGAGAAGGATGCCGCCAGCAGTACCCATTTTCGACACTATTGCACCTCCACCCGCGGGTCAAGATAAGCATATAAAACATCGACGAGCAAGTTGAGCAATAAAACAGTTAGGCTGATAACCAAAAATCCTCCTTGCAGGACCTGAAAGTCGCGGGCTGTTAGTGCTTCAAACATGAATTTGCCCATACCGGGATAACCGAAAACCGTCTCGACATAGATCATCCCGCCGGCTGCCAGGCCTAGCCGCAGGCCGATGTGGGTTATGACAGGGAGCAGAGCGTTAGGCAGCGCATGTCCGAACATGAGCTGCCTAACGCTCAAGCCGCGGGCACGCCCGAAAGTAATATAATCTTCGCGTAGCGTATCAAGTACTGCGCTCCTTGTCAGCAAAAATTTACCGGGCAGTTCGGTCAAGGTGAGCGTTGTTACCGGAAGAATCAGATGCCAGACAATATCTTTGAGTCGGGTTACCACGGAGGCATCGGCAGCCTCTACGCTGAAAGCGCCGAATATAGGGAACCATTGCATCTTGACGCCGAAAAGCAGGAGCAGGATACTGCCGAGAAAAAAAGGCGGAATGGTTCGTATGGTTAAGAGCAGCGCCAGTAACCCATGATCCCACCGTGTTCCGCGCCGCCAAGCGGCGAAAACACCGCCCGCGATGCCGATGATCGAGGCCAGGAGGATGCCAGGGAACATAAGCAGCAGGCTCCACGGTAGACGTTCAGCCAGCAGCTCACCTACCGGAGCCTTAAAATAATAGGCATAGCCCAGATTGCCATGCAACAGATTATCAAGGTAGATAATGAACTGCTCCCATAGCGGTTTGTCAAGGCCGTAATACTGGCGAAGAGCGGCTTCGCTCGCGGCATCAAGATTTATAGCCATTTCAGAACCGACTCCCGTGCCGCTGAGCTGGGCGAAAGGATCGCCCGGCAGCAGTCTAGGCAGAAAAAAATTAATTACGAGAATGAAACCTATGGTAAGCAGATAATCCAGCAACCGGCGCTTCAGGAAATGCAGTTTGTTTTTCGCAAGCCGCCGTTTTGACTCTTTGTCCACTACACAACTCATAAATCTTCAACCTCTACCGTGGCTCGATAAAGACTAGTTTATTAAACTCGGTCGGGATGCCGATGGCGATGCCGCCAGGTGTGTAAAACCAACCGTCCAGCTTGTCGGGGCGGTAAGCAAAGTACATTTTGCGATAATACAGCGGTATGGTGGGTAGATCGTTGGCCAGTATTTCCTGCATCTTAAACACGGCTTGCCGGCGTTCGTTTTTATCAATCATGGCGGTTTGTTGCCGGGCCAGCCGGATATATTCGGGATTGTTATAAAGGGTCGGATTGTCTTTTACAGCCGTCAGGGGTTTAATTAACTGGTTTAGAAAAACAGGGTCGCCGCCGATTCCGCCGTGGCCATTGAGCGCCATTTGGTATTGTCCGCTGTCGATCAGCTGATCATGCGCGCCTTTTTCCATCGCTTTGATTCGGACATCTATTCCGACAGCGGCCAGCATGTTTTTCACAATCTCCCCATCCTGTCCCTGCTGGAAAGTTAAGAGTTCAAAACTAAGGCGCTTTCCGTCAGGTGCCCTGCGTATTCCGTCCGGGCCTATCTGTGTGTAGCCCAGACCGGTCAGCAAGTTTCTGGCTTTTTCAGGGTCGTAGGGATAAGTTGCGACCCGGGGATTATACCATTCGCCTAGCTCAGGCGAAAGATAACCGGGATTGCCGGGAGTCGCCCCGCCATGAGTGGCCCGCGACACAATTTCAGGCAGATTCAAAGCATAGGCTACAGCTTGGCGAAATTCAAGTTGGTCAAAAGGGTGTTGGGCAAGGTTGAACATAAGACGGAAAATCCAAAACCCACTGCCTTCAATGATTTTGACGTTTTTTCCGCCTTTCAGCACTGCCACTTGGTCGGCATCAGGGTTGAACGCATCTACCTCGCCGTTTTGAAAGGCAAGCAAGGGCTGGCCCGGCCAAGTAAAGACAAGTCGCCCGATTTTTACTCTGCCTTTAAAATATTGAGGATTGGCTTCGTATATGTACAGAGAAGCTGCCTTATCGTATTTGACCAGTTTGAATGGACCGCTGCCAATAACGGCGGTCGGATCGGTGAACTTCATCGGGTCGCTGACGGTTTGCCAAATATGCTTCGGTATGATTGGGATGGTGGCGGCAATGTTAGTCAAAAATGGAGCGTAAGGCGTTTTGAGAGTAAGTCTGACTTGTTGGGCATTAATTGCTTCGATGCTTTCGATGATGTTTATTTCTCTGCTATACCAGGGATGAGGGTGACTGCGAATATATTCAAAAGTAAATTTAACATCTTCGGCGGTAAGCGGCTGGCCGTCATGCCATTTCACACCGGGATGAAGATAAAAAACCCATTCCCGCCCGTCTTTCGATACTTCGTATCGTTCGCTTAGCCAAGGGATGACCCCCTTTTGATCCTTCCACACCAACGTATCGAACAAGAGTGACATCCGGATATACCCGGGCCCGCGCGGGTAGAAAGTATAAGGCGACGGATAGCCGTAATCCTCTGCGGCGATTTTTAGCGTTACTGGTTGCTTCTCGGTTGCTACCAGTCCGGGTGAACTAGACACATGGTATAACAGCAGGCTAATGCCTGTGACTAAAATCGCCGCTAAAGCCAAGAACAACTTGCGGCGCCTCAAGCTTTACCACCCCCGCGAATACTCTTCATTGCAGGGCAGACAGGCGATTTTTCCGTCTTTTATTCTGGCGCGGGGTTCCATCACCGGCTCGCCGCAGTAATCGCAAGTTACCGATCTGAATATTTTGGCAGGTTGCGGT encodes the following:
- a CDS encoding IclR family transcriptional regulator domain-containing protein; this encodes MEELNKETGETIHLGVLNDDSLIYVAKLESTQAVRIISRIGKTAPLYCTGLGKAMLAIFSDEELERYLAKTRFEKYTAVLLSRFRPTENCAGPLA
- a CDS encoding efflux RND transporter periplasmic adaptor subunit, with the translated sequence MTGLSIAPGKTVQAGQQLMALGSGQEIEIVVHLDQNDLYLVDLGTTATAEVSNQTIMGQVSSIYPEVKDDKISSFLAHIKLTNNQDDLLKPGMPVNVRIDTGQSVTVPAVPTASIFQDEQGRNFIYVVANGTAVRQQISIGETIGDFTEITSNVPQEIMVITSNVNEIKNGDAIVVMQ
- a CDS encoding ABC transporter substrate-binding protein, with product MRRRKLFLALAAILVTGISLLLYHVSSSPGLVATEKQPVTLKIAAEDYGYPSPYTFYPRGPGYIRMSLLFDTLVWKDQKGVIPWLSERYEVSKDGREWVFYLHPGVKWHDGQPLTAEDVKFTFEYIRSHPHPWYSREINIIESIEAINAQQVRLTLKTPYAPFLTNIAATIPIIPKHIWQTVSDPMKFTDPTAVIGSGPFKLVKYDKAASLYIYEANPQYFKGRVKIGRLVFTWPGQPLLAFQNGEVDAFNPDADQVAVLKGGKNVKIIEGSGFWIFRLMFNLAQHPFDQLEFRQAVAYALNLPEIVSRATHGGATPGNPGYLSPELGEWYNPRVATYPYDPEKARNLLTGLGYTQIGPDGIRRAPDGKRLSFELLTFQQGQDGEIVKNMLAAVGIDVRIKAMEKGAHDQLIDSGQYQMALNGHGGIGGDPVFLNQLIKPLTAVKDNPTLYNNPEYIRLARQQTAMIDKNERRQAVFKMQEILANDLPTIPLYYRKMYFAYRPDKLDGWFYTPGGIAIGIPTEFNKLVFIEPR
- a CDS encoding ABC transporter permease, whose translation is MSCVVDKESKRRLAKNKLHFLKRRLLDYLLTIGFILVINFFLPRLLPGDPFAQLSGTGVGSEMAINLDAASEAALRQYYGLDKPLWEQFIIYLDNLLHGNLGYAYYFKAPVGELLAERLPWSLLLMFPGILLASIIGIAGGVFAAWRRGTRWDHGLLALLLTIRTIPPFFLGSILLLLFGVKMQWFPIFGAFSVEAADASVVTRLKDIVWHLILPVTTLTLTELPGKFLLTRSAVLDTLREDYITFGRARGLSVRQLMFGHALPNALLPVITHIGLRLGLAAGGMIYVETVFGYPGMGKFMFEALTARDFQVLQGGFLVISLTVLLLNLLVDVLYAYLDPRVEVQ
- a CDS encoding ABC transporter permease; this translates as MGTAGGILLALFLLTAVLAPVLAPYSPLDYSGSPLEKPSFRHWLGTDGTGQDILSQLIYGSRVSLLVGISAAFGSTLLGAGIGLAAGMYGRFADRFLTRFIDIFLTIPHLPFMLLLAAHFKPQLSTTIAVLIFFSWPVEARLIRAQVLMLKRREYLDAARLAGASNSYLIRRYILPDLIPLLLTQVVVRSSWAVLAESGLAFLGLGDPTAKSWGMMLKHALDYQAIYFTSAWQWLVLPPGLCITLLILALTMVGYALEEKYNPSLNEVK
- a CDS encoding ABC transporter ATP-binding protein, yielding MMPLLRVENLTVCYRNKNEATLALHDFSCQVNAGEAVGIIGQSGAGKTTLALALLNLLGDRAVIESGSVFFRGRNLFKLSPHDWQSIRGKEIALIPQASQNAWNPVLTIGHQMAEHIENQLGIARSEAVRRAAAALHEVGLTETVLSSYPHQLSGGMRQRVAIATACVTEPACIIADECTNSLDAAHQNDVLQLLDNLSQTRKMAIIIISHDLTVIARLCRRIYVLYQGKLVETGPTEAILRFPTHPYTQKIIADTQYLCASLLAV
- a CDS encoding pyruvate kinase alpha/beta domain-containing protein; this encodes MYWKSAGPVHTANTVALALQKAKEAKINSIVVASCSGKTAEMVAGKVENVVCVTHVNGFEKPGANEMTPEMRARLTEKGVKLLTTTHVLSGAERGISRKFGGIYPVEIIAHTLRMFGQGVKVCVEIAVMALDAGLIPYGEDIIAIGGTGEGADTAVIIRPAHAANIFDTYIAEIICKP
- a CDS encoding ABC transporter ATP-binding protein, which translates into the protein MSNPILSVKSIIKSFPRHHQPAHVVLDQISFTISAGEVVGLIGESGSGKTTLARLIAGLELPDSGSIDWLDTSGNIPHKAQMIFQNPYASLYRGMTIREIIQEPLVIQKTIPKKNLQEQAVRAVIEQVKLPGDKSFLDRYPHQLSGGQRQRVAIARALIAKPRLLIADEPTSMLDVAVQNDILNLLVELNQQHHLSILLITHNLAVAAYACSRIMVLHEGRIVEDDITANIVHSPQHQYTKRLVHAARQNCQLLSLHSAQTKPSVN
- a CDS encoding TonB-dependent receptor yields the protein MYPKFVSGKLLTAAVALMFLVCLPFSIVRANEAENSPEFSLETIYVTGKSIQGENEPQKKLSINVKDKIDAGQINSVTDLLRDVAGFTVQFSPQSGTQVTMRGVSGERFLVAINGNILENQGGLMRGRGLEWDMIPITNVQKIEIMRGASSAIYGGTWGGLVNIVTIQEPGETKTETKFSYGSYDTRKFAITTQGSTNDGKFFWTINGNKDTSDGFYRNNWNDIRDLNLNISYKLQDSDKLTFAWTTIERKEGSIVGNNPTSTNGYDPNYPTVPDAPTFGLPGIAPKPWIDGSYRYWKGNNYSLNYTTDTTKLSLYQNDQFRQEWVRTILIPTLTKSWESDLVNRGVNWQQTLSQKDHKITYGLQYQTINYDLISSQSALNTDQTGVFLQDDWKWKKDVIVGVGLRYDQHKLDMQVFNSSLAQKPRKDTDSRLSPKVSITRQLNDNEAIFASASSVFRPPTASDYYRWSGNYFDWSVGSNPRLASAALGFASQAEWQKAVGVLGPEHGMSYELGWKKADGKLGWRVTGFYNDIDNYITTFMPSYIKGYPPTYNIGNAKIKGFETSADYTFDKRLTSVLAFTHQTGSKSGDPLDPSSTLNNIPRNTVNFGLRYQVNKEFRTALDTRYTGRRSVSGATLGGYVTTDVSFLLNHKDAAYTFAICNIFNKQYQEYVGYPMPGTTYHFSWQTKF